Proteins from a single region of Carettochelys insculpta isolate YL-2023 chromosome 17, ASM3395843v1, whole genome shotgun sequence:
- the PCK1 gene encoding phosphoenolpyruvate carboxykinase, cytosolic [GTP]: protein MPCQLKTRLNITPQVVQGDLKSLSQEVRYFIESTAKLCQPDRIHICDGSEEENKNIMGLMVEQGMIKKLKKYEKCWLALTDPRDVARIESKTVIVTQEQRDSIPIPKTGTSQLGNWMSEEDFEKDFSVRFPGCMKGRTMYVIPFSMGPIGSPLCKIGIELTDSPYVVASMRIMTRMGTAILEALGNGEFVKCLHSVGCPLPLKKPLVNNWPCNPDLTLIAQIPDRKEIISFGSGYGGNSLLGKKCFALRIASRIAKEEGWLAEHMLILGVTNPEGEKKYFTAAFPSACGKTNLAMMNPTLPGWKIECVGDDIAWMKFDEEGNLRAINPENGFFGVAPGTSVKTNPNAIKTICKNTIFTNIAETSDGGIYWEGIDEPLAPGVTLTSWKNKKWTPENGETCAHPNSRFCTPASQCPIIDPAWESPEGVLIEGIIFGGRRPAGVPLVYEALNWQHGVFIGAAMRSEATAAAEYKGKIIMHDPFAMRPFFGYNFGKYLAHWLSMAHRPAAKLPKIFHVNWFRKDKQGKFLWPGYGENSRVLEWMFNRIRGEASAKLSPIGYIPTDSALNLKGLEAIDMKQLFDISKEFWEKEVEDIKKYFEEQVNADLPYEIEREVLALEQRIKQL from the exons ATGCCTTGCCAGCTGAAAACTCGTCTGAATATAACCCCACAGGTTGTCCAGGGGGATTTGAAAAGCCTGTCTCAGGAAGTGAGATATTTCATTGAAAGCACTGCCAAGCTGTGCCAACCTGATAGAATTCATATTTGTGATGGCTCAGAGGAAGAGAACAAAAACATTATGGGTCTCATGGTAGAACAAGGCATGATCAAGAAGCTCAAAAAGTATGAGAAATG TTGGTTGGCTCTCACTGATCCCAGGGATGTGGCACGAATTGAAAGCAAAACAGTCATTGTCACTCAGGAGCAGAGAGATTCGATTCCAATCCCCAAAACTGGAACTAGTCAGCTGGGTAACTGGATGTCAGAAGAAGATTTTGAAAAAGACTTCAGTGTCAGATTCCCGGGGTGTATGAAAG GTCGTACAATGTATGTCATCCCCTTTAGCATGGGGCCCATTGGGTCTCCTTTATGCAAGATTGGAATTGAGCTAACAGATTCACCATATGTGGTGGCCAGCATGAGGATCATGACCCGGATGGGAACAGCCATCTTGGAAGCCCTAGGAAATGGAGAGTTTGTAAAATGCCTTCATTCGGTTGGGTGCCCTCTACCACTAAAAA AACCACTGGTCAACAACTGGCCCTGCAACCCGGATTTGACTCTGATCGCTCAGATTCCTGATCGCAAAGAGATCATCTCATTCGGCAGTGGTTATGGAGGAAACTCCTTACTGGGGAAAAAGTGCTTTGCCCTCAGGATTGCCAGTAGAATTGCCAAGgaagagggctggctggctgagcacaTGCTG ATCCTAGGTGTCACAAATccagagggagagaagaaatACTTCACCGCAGCTTTCCCCAGTGCATGTGGAAAAACTAACTTGGCTATGATGAACCCAACTCTGCCAGGGTGGAAAATTGAGTGCGTTGGAGATGACATTGCCTGGATGAAATTTGATGAGGAAG GTAATTTAAGGGCAATCAATCCAGAAAATGGATTTTTTGGAGTTGCTCCTGGGACATCAGTAAAAACAAACCCCAATGCCATAAAGACCATATGCAAGAATACCATCTTCACCAACATAGCAGAAACTAGTGACGGAGGCATATACTGGGAAGGCATTGATGAACCGCTTGCACCGGGGGTGACACTGACTTCATGGAAGAATAAGAAGTGGACCCCAGAGAATG GGGAGACTTGTGCCCATCCCAATTCTCGATTCTGCACGCCTGCCAGCCAGTGCCCAATCATTGACCCTGCCTGGGAATCTCCAGAAGGAGTGCTGATTGAGGGTATAATATTTGGAGGGCGTAGACCTGCTG GTGTGCCTCTAGTATACGAGGCCCTTAATTGGCAGCATGGGGTGTTTATAGGAGCAGCTATGAGGTCTgaagcaacagctgctgcagagtaCAAAG GAAAAATCATTATGCATGACCCCTTTGCCATGAGACCTTTCTTTGGTTACAACTTTGGCAAGTACCTTGCCCACTGGCTTAGCATGGCCCATCGCCCTGCTGCAAAACTGCCCAAGATCTTCCATGTGAACTGGTTCCGAAAAGACAAACAAGGAAAATTCCTGTGGCCTGGTTACGGGGAGAACTCCCGAGTGCTGGAATGGATGTTCAACAGAATCCGTGGAGAGGCCAGTGCCAAACTATCTCCTATAGGTTACATCCCTACTGATTCTGCCTTAAACTTGAAGGGCCTGGAAGCCATTGACATGAAGCAACTGTTTGATATCTCCAAAGAGTTCTGGGAAAAAGAAGTGGAGGATATCAAGAAATATTTCGAAGAACAAGTTAATGCTGACCTCCCCTATGAAATAGAAAGAGAAGTTCTTGCATTGGAGCAAAGGATAAAACAGCTGTGA